A part of Streptomyces sp. NBC_00557 genomic DNA contains:
- a CDS encoding peptidoglycan D,D-transpeptidase FtsI family protein translates to MNKPLRRIAIFCGLLVLALLIRDNYLQYVKADQLASDKDNRRVAIERYAHPRGDIIVDGNPITGSVVSKSGDFKYKRTYKNGPMWAPVTGYSSQAFDGSQLEKIDDGILTGNDDRLFFRKTLDMITGKPQQGGNVVTTLNAAAQKAAYNGLAQRGGKGAVVALEPSTGKILALASYPSYDPSSFAGYSDSDAKAWNKLQKKNNPADPMLNRALRETYPPGSTFKVVTAAAALENGLYKSADEKTNSPLPWIMPGTTTPLKNEGNIPCENATLRVALQYSCNSVFGKIGSDLGNDKMLAEAKKFGFDSEQFTPVRSNASVFSDHMNPSQTALSSIGQYNTAATPLQMAMVASAVANDGKLMKPYMVDELQSSNLDPVAKTQPEELSRPLSPANAQILQSMMQTVVEKGTGTNAKISGVTVGGKTGTAQHGVANSANPYAWFISFAKMPDGSSPVAVAVVIEDESANRDDISGGGLAAPIAKNVMEAVINAKK, encoded by the coding sequence ATGAACAAGCCCCTGCGCCGGATCGCGATCTTCTGCGGCCTGCTCGTGCTGGCCCTCCTGATCCGCGACAACTACCTCCAGTACGTCAAGGCCGACCAGCTGGCGAGCGACAAGGACAACCGCCGGGTCGCCATCGAGCGCTATGCGCACCCGCGCGGCGACATCATCGTCGACGGCAACCCGATAACGGGTTCCGTCGTGTCCAAGAGCGGCGACTTCAAGTACAAGCGCACCTACAAGAACGGGCCCATGTGGGCCCCGGTGACCGGCTACTCCTCGCAGGCCTTCGACGGCAGCCAGCTGGAGAAGATCGACGACGGCATCCTGACCGGCAACGACGACCGGCTCTTCTTCCGCAAGACGCTCGACATGATCACCGGTAAGCCGCAGCAGGGCGGCAACGTCGTCACCACGCTGAACGCGGCCGCGCAGAAGGCGGCGTACAACGGACTGGCCCAGCGGGGCGGCAAGGGCGCGGTCGTCGCCCTGGAGCCGTCCACCGGCAAGATCCTGGCGCTGGCCTCCTACCCGTCGTACGACCCCTCGTCCTTCGCGGGCTACTCCGACAGCGACGCCAAGGCCTGGAACAAGCTGCAGAAGAAGAACAACCCGGCCGACCCGATGCTGAACCGGGCGCTGCGCGAGACCTATCCGCCGGGCTCCACCTTCAAGGTGGTCACCGCGGCGGCGGCGCTGGAGAACGGTCTGTACAAGTCGGCCGACGAGAAGACGAACTCGCCGCTGCCGTGGATCATGCCGGGCACCACGACCCCGCTGAAGAACGAGGGCAACATCCCCTGCGAGAACGCCACCCTGCGGGTCGCCCTGCAGTACTCCTGCAACTCGGTCTTCGGCAAGATCGGTTCCGACCTCGGCAACGACAAGATGCTCGCCGAGGCGAAGAAGTTCGGCTTCGACTCGGAGCAGTTCACCCCGGTCCGCTCCAACGCGTCGGTGTTCTCCGACCACATGAACCCGTCGCAGACCGCGCTGTCCTCCATCGGCCAGTACAACACCGCCGCCACCCCGCTGCAGATGGCGATGGTCGCCTCGGCCGTCGCCAACGACGGCAAGCTGATGAAGCCGTACATGGTGGACGAGCTGCAGTCCTCCAACCTGGACCCGGTCGCGAAGACCCAGCCGGAGGAGCTGAGCCGGCCGCTGTCGCCGGCGAACGCCCAGATCCTGCAGTCGATGATGCAGACGGTGGTCGAGAAGGGCACCGGTACGAACGCGAAGATCAGCGGCGTCACCGTGGGCGGCAAGACCGGTACCGCGCAGCACGGTGTGGCGAACAGCGCCAACCCGTACGCCTGGTTCATCTCCTTCGCCAAGATGCCCGACGGCAGCTCGCCGGTGGCCGTCGCCGTGGTCATCGAGGACGAGAGCGCCAACCGTGACGACATCTCCGGTGGCGGCCTGGCCGCGCCGATCGCGAAGAACGTCATGGAGGCGGTCATCAACGCCAAGAAGTGA
- a CDS encoding class E sortase: MAATADDTEEHTDASDPGSAPRGRRPGRIATAVSVFGELLITAGLLLALFVVYSLWWTNVIADRKADQQAEKVRRHWAQATDSGPGALNTKDGIGFLHVPAMKNGVVLVEKGTGTNVLNDGVAGYYTDPVKATLPMSGKTGNFTLAAHRDGHGAKFHNIDKLKKGDPVVFETRDDWYVYKVYSILPETSKYNVKVIDQVPRESGRKKPGHYITLTTCTPVYTSEYRYVVWGELVRVEKVDSDRTPPKELRG; the protein is encoded by the coding sequence GTGGCAGCGACCGCCGACGACACCGAAGAACACACGGACGCGTCCGATCCGGGTTCCGCCCCGCGCGGCCGGCGCCCCGGCCGTATCGCGACGGCGGTGAGTGTCTTCGGTGAACTCCTCATCACCGCAGGCCTGTTGCTGGCGCTCTTCGTCGTCTACTCGCTGTGGTGGACGAACGTGATAGCGGACCGCAAGGCGGACCAGCAGGCCGAGAAGGTCCGCCGGCACTGGGCGCAGGCCACGGACTCCGGGCCGGGTGCGCTGAACACCAAGGACGGCATCGGCTTCCTGCACGTGCCGGCGATGAAGAACGGTGTGGTCCTGGTCGAGAAGGGCACGGGCACGAACGTCCTCAACGACGGCGTGGCCGGCTACTACACGGATCCGGTCAAGGCGACGCTGCCGATGTCCGGCAAGACCGGCAACTTCACCCTCGCGGCCCACCGGGACGGGCACGGCGCGAAGTTCCACAACATCGACAAGCTGAAGAAGGGCGACCCGGTCGTCTTCGAGACGCGGGACGACTGGTACGTCTACAAGGTCTACTCGATCCTCCCCGAGACCTCGAAGTACAACGTCAAGGTCATCGACCAGGTCCCGAGGGAGTCCGGCAGGAAGAAGCCGGGCCACTACATCACCCTGACGACCTGCACGCCCGTGTACACCTCGGAGTACCGGTACGTGGTGTGGGGAGAACTGGTCCGGGTGGAGAAGGTGGACAGCGACCGGACGCCGCCCAAGGAACTGCGCGGCTGA
- the pknB gene encoding Stk1 family PASTA domain-containing Ser/Thr kinase, whose translation MEEPRRLGGRYELGQVLGRGGMAEVYLAHDTRLGRTVAVKTLRADLARDPSFQARFRREAQSAASLNHPAIVAVYDTGEDYIDGVSIPYIVMEYVDGSTLRELLHSGRKLLPERAMEMTIGILQGLEYAHRNGIVHRDIKPANVMLTRNGQVKVMDFGIARAMGDAGMTMTQTAAVIGTAQYLSPEQAKGEQVDARSDLYSTGCLLYELLTVRPPFVGDSPVAVAYQHVREDPQPPSVFDPEITPEMDAIVLKALVKDPNYRYQSADEMRADIEACLDGQPVAATAAMGAAGYGGYPDDQPTTALRQDSGAAATSMLPPMNPDDGGYGYDDRPDRRSRPKKNNTSTILLVVAGILVLIGAILIGKWVASGGNNGDGKVPVPNFIGQTQSSAKKMAENVDLKITTSGKPCDDQPKGSVCDQNPDRGTKVDKGSTVSLVISTGAPKVEVPDVRGIQFDEAESRLTEKGFKVEKKTQVSSQTPNVVIDQDPKGGTNRQKGSTITLTVAKAEEQVTIPNDVIGKSCDDAKAELTQLGLAPTCTNQPTTNPDDNGKVTQTNPQPGQQVKKNTPISLTVGVFQQNQQTQVPNVTLQTLKDAVQALKQQGFNNITVNGPNDDKARVVQQSPAQGTQADPNNTQIVLNTADVGGGDNGGNNGGGLFGGING comes from the coding sequence ATGGAAGAGCCGCGTCGCCTCGGCGGCCGGTACGAGCTGGGCCAGGTGCTCGGCCGTGGTGGCATGGCCGAGGTCTACCTCGCGCATGACACCCGCCTCGGCCGCACCGTGGCAGTGAAGACCCTGCGCGCCGACCTGGCACGCGACCCTTCCTTCCAGGCCCGGTTCCGCCGGGAGGCCCAGTCGGCCGCCTCGCTCAACCACCCCGCGATCGTCGCGGTCTACGACACGGGCGAGGACTACATCGACGGCGTCTCCATCCCGTACATCGTGATGGAGTACGTCGACGGCTCCACCCTGCGTGAGCTTCTGCACAGCGGCCGGAAGCTGCTGCCGGAACGCGCGATGGAGATGACCATCGGCATCCTGCAGGGCCTGGAGTACGCCCACCGCAACGGCATCGTCCACCGCGACATCAAGCCGGCCAACGTCATGCTGACCCGCAACGGCCAGGTCAAGGTGATGGACTTCGGCATCGCCCGCGCCATGGGCGACGCCGGAATGACCATGACCCAGACGGCGGCGGTCATCGGCACGGCCCAGTACCTCTCCCCGGAGCAGGCCAAGGGCGAGCAGGTCGACGCCCGCTCGGACCTTTACTCGACGGGCTGTCTCCTCTACGAGCTGCTGACGGTACGGCCGCCCTTCGTCGGCGACTCCCCGGTCGCCGTGGCCTACCAGCACGTCCGCGAGGACCCGCAGCCGCCGTCGGTCTTCGACCCCGAGATCACCCCCGAGATGGACGCGATCGTCCTGAAGGCGCTGGTCAAGGACCCGAACTACCGGTACCAGTCGGCTGATGAGATGCGCGCCGACATCGAGGCGTGCCTGGACGGCCAGCCGGTCGCGGCGACGGCCGCGATGGGAGCGGCCGGCTACGGCGGCTACCCCGACGACCAGCCGACGACGGCCCTGCGCCAGGACTCCGGCGCGGCGGCGACCTCCATGCTCCCGCCGATGAACCCCGACGACGGCGGCTACGGCTACGACGACCGCCCCGACCGGCGCAGCCGCCCGAAGAAGAACAACACCTCCACGATCCTCCTCGTCGTCGCGGGCATCCTGGTCCTGATCGGCGCGATCCTGATCGGCAAGTGGGTGGCGAGCGGAGGCAACAACGGCGACGGCAAGGTGCCGGTGCCGAACTTCATCGGCCAGACCCAGTCCTCGGCCAAGAAGATGGCCGAGAACGTCGATCTGAAGATCACCACCTCCGGCAAGCCCTGCGACGACCAGCCCAAGGGCAGCGTCTGCGATCAGAACCCCGACAGGGGCACCAAGGTCGACAAGGGCAGCACCGTCAGCCTGGTGATCTCCACGGGCGCGCCCAAGGTCGAGGTGCCGGACGTGCGCGGCATCCAGTTCGACGAGGCCGAGTCCCGGCTGACGGAAAAGGGCTTCAAGGTCGAGAAGAAGACCCAGGTGTCCTCCCAGACGCCGAACGTGGTCATCGACCAGGACCCGAAGGGCGGCACCAACCGGCAGAAGGGCAGCACGATCACCCTCACGGTCGCCAAGGCCGAGGAGCAGGTCACGATTCCCAACGACGTCATCGGCAAGTCCTGCGACGACGCGAAGGCGGAGCTGACCCAGCTGGGCCTGGCCCCGACCTGCACCAACCAGCCCACCACGAACCCGGACGACAACGGCAAGGTCACCCAGACCAACCCGCAGCCCGGCCAGCAGGTCAAGAAGAACACGCCCATCAGCCTCACGGTCGGCGTGTTCCAGCAGAACCAGCAGACGCAGGTGCCGAACGTCACCCTGCAGACCCTGAAGGACGCCGTACAGGCCCTGAAGCAGCAGGGCTTCAACAACATCACCGTCAACGGACCCAACGACGACAAGGCCCGGGTCGTCCAGCAGAGCCCGGCCCAGGGCACCCAGGCCGACCCGAACAACACCCAGATCGTCCTGAACACCGCGGACGTCGGCGGCGGTGACAACGGCGGCAACAACGGCGGCGGCCTCTTCGGGGGCATCAACGGCTGA
- a CDS encoding DUF3662 and FHA domain-containing protein codes for MGVLKKFEQRLEGLVNGTFAKVFKSEVQPVEIAGALQRECDNNATIWNRDRTVVPNDFIVELSAPDYERLSPYSGQLGDELAGMVRDYAKQQRYTFMGPIKVNLEKADDLDTGLYRVRSRTLASSSSQQAPAAPAPGRPAPGAPGGYGYPPAAPAGVPPMPSAPPPGARPGGYGYPQPATQRPAAAPVSGGRTRYWIEINGTRHQISRPTLVLGRSTDADVRIDDPGVSRRHCEIRTGTPSTIQDLGSTNGIVVDGQHTTRATLRDGSRIVVGSTTVIYRQAEG; via the coding sequence ATGGGAGTCCTGAAGAAGTTCGAGCAGCGTCTCGAAGGTCTGGTGAACGGCACCTTCGCCAAGGTCTTCAAGTCCGAGGTCCAGCCTGTGGAGATCGCCGGCGCGCTCCAGCGCGAGTGCGACAACAACGCCACGATCTGGAACCGCGACCGGACCGTCGTACCCAACGACTTCATCGTGGAGCTGAGCGCGCCGGACTACGAGCGTCTCAGCCCCTACTCCGGGCAGCTCGGCGACGAGCTGGCCGGCATGGTGCGCGACTACGCCAAGCAGCAGCGCTACACGTTCATGGGGCCGATCAAGGTCAACCTGGAGAAGGCCGACGACCTGGACACCGGTCTGTACCGGGTGCGCAGCCGCACCCTCGCCTCCTCCAGCAGCCAGCAGGCCCCCGCGGCCCCGGCCCCCGGCCGTCCGGCGCCGGGCGCCCCGGGCGGCTACGGCTACCCGCCCGCCGCGCCCGCCGGCGTGCCTCCGATGCCGTCGGCGCCGCCGCCCGGCGCCCGGCCCGGTGGCTACGGCTATCCCCAGCCCGCCACGCAGCGGCCCGCGGCCGCCCCGGTGAGCGGCGGGCGCACCCGCTACTGGATCGAGATCAACGGCACCCGCCACCAGATCTCCCGCCCGACGCTCGTGCTGGGCCGCAGCACCGACGCCGACGTACGGATCGACGACCCCGGCGTGTCCCGCCGGCACTGCGAGATCCGGACCGGAACGCCCTCGACGATCCAGGATCTCGGGTCCACCAACGGCATCGTGGTGGACGGGCAGCACACCACCCGCGCTACGCTCCGCGACGGCTCGCGGATCGTCGTGGGCAGCACCACCGTTATCTATAGGCAAGCCGAAGGGTGA
- a CDS encoding FtsW/RodA/SpoVE family cell cycle protein yields MSSTTNPPTHHTSTIGAIGAPSRRNTELALLVFAVAVPVFAYANVGLAISNHVPAGLLEYGLGLGLLAGVAHLAVRKFAPYADPLLLPLATLLNGLGLVVIWRLDQSKLLQSLRGFSPAAPRQLLYSAMGIALFAAVLIFLKDHRVLQRYTYISMFCALVLLILPLVPGLGANIYGAKIWIRIPGLGSLQPGEFAKIVLAVFFAGYLMVKRDALALASRRFMGLYLPRGRDLGPILVVWAISILILVFETDLGTSLLFFGMFVIMLYVATERTSWIVFGLLMSAAGAVGVASFEPHIQTRVQAWLNPMREYQLSRQITHDGILHSDQLQQSLWAFGSGGTLGTGWGQGHSDLIKFAANSDFVLATFGEELGLAGIMAILLIYGLIAERGLRTALAARDPFGKLLAVGLSGAFALQVFVVAGGVMGLIPLTGMTMPFLASGGSSVLANWALIAILIRISDTARRPAPTPATNPDAEMTQVVRPS; encoded by the coding sequence ATGAGCAGTACGACTAATCCGCCGACGCACCACACGTCCACGATCGGCGCGATCGGCGCGCCGAGCCGCCGCAACACCGAGCTGGCCCTGCTGGTCTTCGCCGTGGCCGTCCCGGTGTTCGCCTACGCCAACGTGGGCCTGGCCATCAGCAACCACGTCCCCGCCGGGCTGCTGGAGTACGGCCTCGGCCTCGGGCTGCTGGCCGGCGTCGCCCATCTCGCCGTACGGAAGTTCGCGCCGTACGCCGACCCGCTGCTGCTGCCGCTGGCCACGCTGCTCAACGGGCTCGGGCTCGTGGTGATCTGGCGGCTGGACCAGTCGAAGCTGCTGCAGTCGCTCAGAGGCTTCTCCCCCGCAGCGCCCCGTCAGCTGCTGTACAGCGCGATGGGCATCGCCCTGTTCGCCGCGGTGCTGATCTTCCTGAAGGACCACCGGGTCCTGCAGCGCTACACCTACATCTCGATGTTCTGCGCCCTGGTGCTGCTCATCCTGCCGCTGGTGCCGGGCCTCGGGGCCAACATCTACGGCGCGAAGATCTGGATCCGCATCCCGGGCCTCGGCTCCCTGCAGCCCGGTGAGTTCGCGAAGATCGTGCTCGCGGTGTTCTTCGCCGGTTACCTGATGGTCAAGCGGGACGCGCTGGCCCTCGCCAGCCGCCGCTTCATGGGCCTGTACCTGCCGCGCGGCCGCGACCTCGGTCCGATCCTGGTCGTCTGGGCGATCTCGATCCTCATCCTCGTCTTCGAGACCGACCTCGGCACCTCGCTGCTGTTCTTCGGCATGTTCGTGATCATGCTGTACGTCGCCACCGAGCGGACCAGCTGGATCGTGTTCGGTCTGCTGATGTCCGCGGCCGGCGCGGTCGGCGTGGCGAGCTTCGAGCCGCACATCCAGACCCGTGTGCAGGCCTGGCTCAACCCGATGCGCGAGTACCAGCTCAGCCGCCAGATCACCCACGACGGCATCCTCCACTCCGACCAGCTGCAGCAGTCCCTGTGGGCGTTCGGCTCCGGCGGCACCCTCGGCACCGGCTGGGGCCAGGGCCACTCGGACCTGATCAAGTTCGCCGCCAACTCCGACTTCGTCCTCGCCACCTTCGGCGAGGAGCTCGGTCTCGCGGGCATCATGGCGATCCTGCTGATCTACGGCCTGATCGCGGAGCGCGGCCTGCGCACCGCCCTCGCCGCCCGGGACCCGTTCGGCAAGCTGCTCGCCGTCGGCCTGTCCGGCGCCTTCGCCCTGCAGGTCTTCGTGGTGGCCGGCGGTGTCATGGGCCTCATCCCGCTGACCGGTATGACCATGCCGTTCCTGGCCTCCGGCGGTTCCTCGGTGCTGGCCAACTGGGCGCTGATCGCCATCCTCATCCGCATCAGCGACACCGCCCGCCGCCCGGCGCCCACCCCCGCCACGAACCCCGACGCCGAGATGACCCAGGTGGTCCGCCCGTCATGA
- a CDS encoding class E sortase translates to MTALRPERETDASYGDQSYGASGALGEWHAEGARGPYGEPGFTEPGYAEPGYDGYQKPAYDEPGYAEPGYEEPPRGPLDDETMALRVPAAAGDAENGATAASPASSGSSATGVARGGRAARRKAAKRRGGRHGGGRETASAGTAPPGADSGRPLSRVEARRQARLRKPSPAVVASRVIGEVFITTGVLMLLFVTYQLWWTNVRAHAQAGSETHQLQNDWASGKRNPGVFEPGQGFAILHIPKLDVVAPIAEGVSNAKVLDKGMIGHYGEPPLKTAMPGARTGNFGLAAHRNTHGEPFRYINKLKAGDAVVVETQDTYYVYKVTSMLPVTSPSNTSVLDPIPKGSGFTRPGRYITLTTCTPEFTSKYRLIVWGKMVEERPRSKGKPDALIE, encoded by the coding sequence GTGACCGCGCTGCGCCCGGAGCGCGAGACCGATGCCTCGTACGGGGATCAGTCGTACGGGGCTTCCGGTGCGCTTGGGGAGTGGCACGCGGAAGGAGCGCGAGGCCCCTACGGGGAGCCGGGATTCACGGAGCCGGGGTACGCCGAGCCCGGATACGACGGGTACCAGAAGCCCGCATACGACGAGCCTGGGTACGCCGAGCCCGGATACGAGGAGCCGCCCCGCGGCCCCCTCGACGACGAGACGATGGCGCTGCGCGTCCCCGCTGCGGCCGGAGACGCCGAGAACGGCGCCACAGCGGCCTCTCCGGCCTCTTCAGGCTCCTCTGCCACCGGAGTGGCGCGGGGAGGCCGTGCGGCGCGCAGAAAGGCCGCCAAGCGGCGTGGCGGGCGGCACGGCGGTGGCCGGGAGACCGCGTCCGCCGGAACGGCACCTCCTGGGGCGGACTCCGGTCGGCCGCTGTCCCGGGTGGAGGCGCGGCGCCAGGCCCGGTTGCGCAAGCCGAGCCCGGCGGTCGTCGCCAGCCGGGTGATCGGCGAGGTGTTCATCACCACCGGCGTGCTCATGCTCCTGTTCGTCACCTACCAGCTGTGGTGGACCAACGTCCGGGCCCACGCCCAGGCGGGCAGCGAGACGCACCAGCTGCAGAACGACTGGGCCAGCGGCAAGCGGAACCCGGGTGTCTTCGAGCCGGGGCAGGGCTTCGCCATCCTGCACATCCCCAAGCTGGACGTCGTCGCACCGATCGCGGAGGGCGTCAGCAACGCGAAGGTGCTCGACAAGGGCATGATCGGGCATTACGGCGAGCCTCCGCTGAAGACGGCGATGCCCGGTGCCAGGACGGGCAACTTCGGGCTCGCCGCGCACCGCAACACGCATGGCGAGCCGTTCCGGTACATCAACAAGCTCAAGGCCGGCGACGCGGTCGTGGTCGAGACGCAGGACACGTACTACGTGTACAAGGTGACCTCGATGCTGCCGGTGACCTCGCCGTCCAACACGAGTGTGCTGGACCCGATCCCCAAGGGTTCGGGCTTCACCAGGCCCGGCCGCTACATCACCCTCACCACCTGCACGCCGGAGTTCACGAGCAAGTACCGGCTGATCGTCTGGGGCAAGATGGTCGAGGAACGCCCGCGCAGCAAGGGCAAACCGGACGCGCTCATCGAGTAG
- a CDS encoding FHA domain-containing protein FhaB/FipA, which produces MSELTLTVMRLGFLAVLWLFVIVAVQVIRSDLFGTRVTQRGSRRDAGRQQQAPRQQAAAPPPQRGQQGGGRRGRNAPTKLVVTEGTLTGTTVALQGQTITLGRAHDSTIVLDDDYASSRHARIYPDRDGQWIVEDLGSTNGTYLDRSRLTTPTPIPLGAPIRIGKTVIELRK; this is translated from the coding sequence ATGTCAGAGCTGACCCTCACGGTCATGCGGCTGGGTTTCCTGGCCGTACTGTGGCTGTTCGTGATCGTGGCCGTGCAGGTCATCCGGAGCGACCTGTTCGGTACGCGCGTCACCCAGCGCGGATCGCGTAGGGACGCCGGGCGCCAGCAGCAGGCGCCCCGGCAGCAGGCCGCCGCGCCCCCACCGCAGCGCGGCCAGCAGGGCGGCGGCCGGCGCGGCCGGAACGCCCCCACGAAGCTGGTCGTCACGGAGGGCACGCTGACCGGCACCACGGTCGCGCTCCAGGGCCAGACGATCACGCTGGGCCGGGCGCACGACTCCACGATCGTGCTGGACGACGACTACGCCTCCAGCCGCCATGCCAGGATCTACCCGGACCGCGACGGTCAGTGGATCGTCGAGGACCTCGGTTCCACCAACGGCACCTACCTGGACCGGTCCCGGCTGACGACCCCCACGCCGATCCCGCTGGGCGCGCCGATCCGCATCGGCAAGACCGTCATCGAGCTGCGGAAGTAG
- a CDS encoding Stp1/IreP family PP2C-type Ser/Thr phosphatase — MSLSLRFAAGSHKGMIREGNEDSGYAGPRLLAIADGMGGQAAGEVASSEVISTLVTLDDDVPGSDILTSLGTAVQRANDQLRAMVEEDPQLEGMGTTLTALLWTGQRLGLVHVGDSRAYLLRDGVLTQITQDHTWVQRLVDEGRITEEEATTHPQRSLLMRALGSGDHVEPDLSIREVRAGDRYLICSDGLSGVVSHQTLEETLASYQGPQETVQELIQLALRGGGPDNITVIVADVLDLDTGDTLAGQLSDQPVVVGAVAENQHHLHDNGIMQTPAGRASHLGRRQSGHGGGEFGPPGSGDTGYIPAGSFGDYADGDFTKPRGQRRWLKRSLYGALALAVVGGGLYGGYRWTQTQYYVGAKGEHVALYRGISQNLAWVSLSKVEKDHPEIELKYLPPYQQKQVKNTIAAGGLQQAQAKIEALSVQASACRKQAERQTAESQQNGKPVQGQAGGTTGTTRSALTSKASPTPHPSTTAPATKNPSKSPSATATPNPGPSLSEDEQKVVDQCGKQ; from the coding sequence ATGAGTCTGTCACTGCGCTTTGCCGCCGGATCGCACAAGGGCATGATCCGCGAGGGCAACGAGGACTCCGGTTACGCAGGCCCCCGGCTGCTCGCCATCGCCGACGGCATGGGCGGCCAGGCGGCCGGCGAGGTCGCCTCGTCCGAAGTGATCTCCACCCTGGTCACGCTCGACGACGACGTACCCGGCTCCGACATCCTCACCTCCCTCGGCACGGCCGTGCAGCGCGCCAACGACCAGCTGCGCGCCATGGTCGAGGAGGACCCCCAGCTCGAGGGCATGGGCACCACGCTGACCGCGCTGCTGTGGACCGGGCAGCGGCTCGGGCTCGTGCACGTCGGCGACTCGCGCGCGTACCTGCTGCGCGACGGCGTCCTCACCCAGATCACCCAGGACCACACCTGGGTGCAGCGGCTCGTCGACGAGGGCCGGATCACCGAGGAAGAGGCCACCACGCATCCGCAGCGCTCCCTGCTGATGCGCGCCCTCGGCAGCGGCGACCACGTCGAGCCCGACCTGTCCATCCGCGAGGTCCGGGCCGGCGACCGCTATCTGATCTGCTCCGACGGCCTGTCCGGCGTCGTCTCCCACCAGACGCTGGAGGAGACCCTCGCCAGCTACCAGGGCCCGCAGGAGACCGTGCAGGAGCTGATCCAGCTCGCGCTGCGCGGCGGCGGCCCCGACAACATCACCGTCATCGTCGCCGACGTCCTCGACCTGGACACCGGCGACACCCTCGCCGGGCAGCTGTCCGACCAGCCGGTCGTGGTCGGCGCCGTCGCCGAGAACCAGCACCATCTGCACGACAACGGCATCATGCAGACCCCGGCCGGCCGCGCCTCCCACCTGGGCCGCCGGCAGTCCGGCCACGGCGGCGGCGAGTTCGGCCCGCCCGGCTCGGGCGACACCGGCTACATCCCGGCGGGCAGCTTCGGCGACTACGCCGACGGCGACTTCACCAAGCCGCGCGGGCAGCGCAGGTGGCTGAAGAGATCCCTCTACGGCGCGCTCGCCCTCGCCGTCGTCGGCGGCGGCCTCTACGGCGGCTACCGGTGGACGCAGACGCAGTACTACGTCGGCGCCAAGGGCGAGCACGTGGCGCTGTACCGCGGCATCAGCCAGAACCTGGCCTGGGTGTCGCTGTCGAAGGTGGAGAAGGACCACCCCGAGATCGAACTCAAGTACCTGCCGCCCTACCAGCAGAAGCAGGTCAAGAACACGATCGCGGCGGGCGGTCTGCAGCAGGCGCAGGCCAAGATCGAGGCCCTGTCGGTCCAGGCCTCCGCGTGCCGGAAGCAGGCGGAGCGCCAGACGGCCGAGTCGCAGCAGAACGGGAAGCCGGTCCAGGGTCAGGCCGGAGGGACCACGGGAACCACCCGCAGCGCCCTCACGTCCAAGGCGTCCCCGACTCCGCACCCATCCACGACGGCGCCCGCTACGAAGAACCCTTCGAAGTCCCCGTCCGCGACCGCCACTCCGAACCCCGGCCCGAGCCTCTCCGAGGATGAGCAGAAGGTCGTCGATCAGTGCGGCAAGCAGTAG
- a CDS encoding Fpg/Nei family DNA glycosylase — protein sequence MPELPDVEGFRRVLISCAQGRVIRRVDVRDAGVLHGLGARRLGEALEGRRFTEPERHGKWLLARTDGPTLLLHFGMTGRLLCARPEDPVEPHDRVLFELSGGHRLHYRDQRKLQGLWLAQDDSGVARMLERQGPDALAVDRAGFEDVLCGRRGHIKTTLTDQSVLAGLGNLLADEILWRAGLHPGRRAGDLTEAERRCLYRHMRRTLRSAVDAGCVPPRDAWLTGRRDDPDPVCPRCGAHLRRTRMAGRGTVWCPRCQPDAA from the coding sequence ATGCCCGAGCTTCCCGATGTCGAAGGTTTCCGCAGGGTGCTCATCTCCTGCGCGCAGGGCAGGGTCATCCGCCGGGTGGACGTGCGCGACGCGGGCGTCCTGCACGGGCTGGGCGCGCGGCGGCTGGGCGAGGCACTGGAGGGGCGGCGGTTCACCGAGCCGGAACGGCACGGCAAGTGGCTGCTCGCCCGCACCGACGGCCCCACCCTCCTGCTGCACTTCGGCATGACGGGGCGGCTGCTCTGCGCCCGTCCGGAGGACCCCGTGGAGCCGCACGACCGCGTCCTGTTCGAGCTGAGCGGCGGACACCGGCTCCACTACCGCGACCAGCGCAAGCTCCAGGGTCTCTGGCTGGCCCAGGACGACTCCGGTGTGGCACGGATGCTGGAGCGCCAGGGGCCCGACGCGCTCGCGGTGGACCGTGCCGGCTTCGAGGACGTGCTCTGCGGGCGCCGCGGGCACATCAAGACGACGCTGACCGACCAGTCCGTGCTGGCCGGTCTCGGCAATCTGCTCGCCGACGAGATCCTGTGGCGTGCCGGGCTGCACCCCGGCAGACGGGCGGGTGATCTCACGGAGGCCGAGCGCCGGTGCTTGTACAGGCACATGCGCCGCACGCTGCGTTCCGCGGTCGACGCGGGCTGTGTCCCGCCACGCGACGCATGGCTGACCGGCCGCCGCGACGACCCCGATCCGGTCTGCCCACGCTGCGGTGCCCATCTACGCCGTACCCGCATGGCGGGCCGCGGCACGGTGTGGTGCCCGCGCTGCCAGCCGGACGCGGCCTGA